The Parafrankia irregularis genome contains a region encoding:
- a CDS encoding metal-dependent transcriptional regulator — MTGLIDSTEMYLRTLYELREEGITPLRARLVERLHVSAPAASESTARLASEGLVALADDRTVQFTEKGLVRATAVMRKHRLAELLLTKIIGLDWALVHNEACRWEHVISDEVEARLTVLLGDPKRCPFGNEIPAPLETAEPPVAAPVSLLTSAERNVSGPKAVTVSWISERLQTDENAMRTLRDASVVPGAKISLNARGDRLYIAKPDGDADESEISRGMASLVYVDH, encoded by the coding sequence GAGGAGGGCATCACCCCGCTGCGTGCCCGGCTGGTCGAACGGCTGCATGTGAGTGCGCCGGCGGCGAGTGAGTCGACTGCGCGGCTGGCGAGCGAGGGCCTGGTGGCCCTGGCTGATGACCGGACGGTGCAGTTCACGGAGAAGGGCCTGGTCAGGGCCACGGCGGTGATGCGTAAGCATCGTCTCGCCGAGCTACTCCTGACCAAGATCATTGGCCTGGACTGGGCGCTGGTTCACAACGAGGCATGTCGCTGGGAGCACGTGATCTCGGACGAGGTCGAGGCCCGGCTGACGGTTCTTCTGGGTGATCCGAAGCGTTGCCCCTTCGGCAACGAGATCCCGGCTCCGTTGGAGACCGCCGAGCCGCCCGTCGCGGCCCCGGTGAGCCTGCTCACCTCCGCTGAGCGGAATGTCAGTGGCCCCAAGGCCGTGACGGTGAGCTGGATCTCCGAACGCCTCCAGACCGACGAGAACGCGATGCGCACCCTGCGCGACGCATCGGTCGTGCCAGGCGCGAAGATCTCGCTGAACGCTCGTGGTGACAGGCTCTACATCGCGAAGCCGGACGGTGACGCCGACGAATCGGAGATCAGCCGGGGCATGGCGTCCCTGGTCTACGTCGATCACTGA